The Paenibacillus pabuli DNA segment GCACAGACCTATACCGTCTGTGCGCCATGAATGGATTATTTTTTTACGCTCTCATACCACTCATTGACCTCTTGTGTGATTTGATCGCCACCACCTGATTTCCATGTTTGAACAAATGTGTCAAACGCATCTACAGGGTTCTTGCCGTAAATGATTTCATTAAAGGCCTGATTCTCGATTTTGTTCAGGTAATCCAGCTTGGATTTCATCGTCGCTGTGGTCGGACCTGTGAACATGTTCTTGTACGAGATCTCTTCCTGACTCAGCAGCACTTTCGCTGCAGCAGGTGTTTCCTTACCATAGTTAACGGCAACGTCCTTCTCCAGCTTCGTTTCAGGCTCTTTGCCGTCTGCCAGATTCAAGAGCGCTTTCATCTGCGCATCCGGAATACGGGCACCATCACGAACGAGCAGGTAACGGACAACGTTGACATAACCGCCTTCAATATCATCTATCGGCATTTGTTTGCCATTGGCATCCAATTGATAGTCATACTTTTCAAACAAACCGTTATCGTACGGACTACCTGGAGCAGGATCTGCATAGTTGTCAAACAGGTAGTTCTCATACGTGAAGAATGCTTCGGGATGCTCCATATCTTTCTTGATCAGGATGACACCATTAACAAACTGTGTACCGTGACGCATCGCTTTACCTTCGGGTCCTACTGGAATTTCGATCGGTTTCCAAACGGCACTTGGAACATTTTTCACCGTATCCAACAGCGGCCATCCGCTCATCCAGTAAGGACCAGGAATAATACCGGCCGTACCCGCCACGGCAGGCTCTGCCGTTTTGTTTTCATCCCACAAGGCTGCTTCCTGTGGAATATATCCTTTTTGGAGCCACTCGCTCAATTTGGTCAAACCCTGTTTCATGCCAGGGTTGATGGAGCCATACTCCAGCTTGCCATCTGCACCCAGATTCCATTGGAACGGCAGTGTACCGTAGGCACCGAAGATCCAGGATGGATCACCCATCCAAGTATTCATGGACGTTTTGAAACCGATACTCAGTGGGATGACCTTATCTGGTGCGAGTCCATCCGGATTCTGATTTTTGAACGCTTCCATTACCGTTTCCAGCTCGTCAATGGTTTTTGGCGCTTTCAGGTTGAGCTTGTCCAGCCAGTCCTGGCGAATCCAGAGCAGGTAGTCATTGTTGTAGGCATAGTCGAGTACCGGTATACCCATTCTTTTGCCATCGCGGCTGTACTGGTTCCATACGTTCGGGTCCTGCTCCATGGCTTTCTTCCAAGTGTCGGATGCGTATTTATCGAAAAGTGGACCGACTTCCTGATACATGCCTGAGTCAATCAGATCCTGAGCGAGCAGGTTGTCTCCCACCGTTACCACGTCAGGCATCTCTTGACCGGAAGACATGGCCAGACGAAGCTTCGTTGCAAACGCACCGTTGGTGTCCGTAACGGACCACAGCGATTTGATGTTGATCCCAAACTTCTCTTTGGCCCACTTGGTTGCCACGTTATTTTCCATCGATTCACCGTTTTTAAACTTCAGCTCCGGATCTATTCCCCATGCTGTCGTAATGGTCACTTCCGGATCATATTTTTCTTTGTATTCGTTTTCAATGGCAGACGAGCTGGAACCTGCACTCTCACCGCCACTGCCTCCTCCGCATGCAGCAAGAATGACAGCCAAACACGTTGTCGTAGCCAGGAGCGGCAGCCATCTCTTTTTTGTAGATTTCGCTCTCATTGTTGTTCCCCCTTCAATCAATCGTTTTGGTTACCTTTTCATTATAGGCCTGACGGGCCTTTCAGCCTATGTCACGAAAACAAGATTTCTGCACCTTTGACAACCTATATATTGGAATGAAGGATGAATTTATGCCTGGTCACGGAATTCATTCGGCGTCATGCCGTAATGCTTTTTGAACATTTTGCTGAAATATTGCGGATTTTGATATCCAAGTTCACTCGTAATCTCATAAATCTTCTTGTTGCTGTTCTTCAGCAGATACAGTGCGCGCTCCATGCGCATGCGGATCATGTAGTCCCCAAGTCCTTCGCCGGTTTCGGCTTTGTAAATCTTCGACAGATACACGGGATGCAGGTATACCTTATCGGCAATCATCTTCACGGACAGATCCTGCCCCGTATCTCTGGTAACCATCTCCTGAACCTGCTTGATGACATGCCTGCGGCTCTGGGTTCCCGCCTGATCGGACAACTCTTCCTGAAGCTTCGCAAGCATTTCCATTGCCCAGCGCCGCAACCGTTCGGGAGATTGGATCAACTGATGTGCCAGCAGCAGGTCAAAGCCTGCATGATCGATCTCGTGCACCAGATGACCCTGCTTGTGGGCGATATACATAAACGCATTGGTCACAGACAAATACATCTCATACACATGCTCCCTGGACAAACACACCCGATCTGCCGCGTCAAAAACAGCATTAAGCTTGCTTGCTGCAGCTTCCCACTGCTTCGTTTCAAGTAACTGGGGCAAAACGGGAGGTTTATAGAGTTCCTCCAGCGCTTGCGCTGCATCATTTTCCATCCGTTGGGTCATATCCTTGTCCATAAAAATAATCTTGTTCTCTTCCGGACCCGAAAGGACAAGCGAGCCCAGACTTCTGCGATAGGCCGCTGTCATTTCATTAAAAGGAAAAGGAGGTGTGACCACCATGGACAGATCACCCTGCAAATAACGAATGACATGCTCCCGGAAGGTATCCACCGGTCCGGTCAATGTTTCCTGATTCATCGATGCTCCGTCCCCGTCCATCGATCCCTGATGTTGAAGAAACATGACCAGACATTCATGCGGTCCTCGCCCAAACCAAACTCTGAACCGGTCCCCGAGGACTTCTTCTGCAATATTGCCTACCGCAAAGTCCATCAGGTCCAGTGATTGCTGATCCATGGAAGAGAAACGGCCTGTAAGACGAATGAGGAGCATGACCACCGGTTGTTCCGGTTCAAGTCCTATCTCATACTGCTGCAGCTGTTCACGAAGCGCTCGCGTTGTGATTTCACGGCCAAGCAGCAGATCATGCATCAGATTTTCGCGCAAAATTTTATAATCCGACTTCCGGCTGTACAGAAGCCGGTGATATTTATCAAACTCATCCCACTCTCCGCGGAGAGACGTAATCGCAGCAGAGACGGATGCCATAAACTCCTCATCGTTCACGGGTTTGAGAATATAATCGGATGCCTGCAGCTGGATTGCCTTTTTGGCATAATCAAAATCACTGTGCCCGGTCAGCAGAATACAGCGGATATGAGACCATCTGCTGCTTACCTCTTCGATCAGGTCCAATCCCGTCATACCCGGCATACGAATATCAGTAACGACAATGTCTACCGCATTTTCCTCCAGAATCTCCAGGGCTTCCTTGCCAGACGCTGCACGAAGCACCGTCGTTACCCCCAGCTCTCCCCACGGAATGGTCATCTCCAGACTCTCCGTTACGTACGTTTCGTCATCCACCAACAGTATATCGATCACTTTCGTCACTCCCTGTCTGCTACATTCGCAATATATGTTCACTTTCGAAAAGTTATAAATTGCTGTCAATCGCTCTGTATCGACACTTCTTCCTCATCTATTTCATCTTCTGCAGGCCATGACAAGGCCACACAGAGTCCGCCCAGCGAGGATTCGGTGATGTGAATGCCTGCCTGCTCTCCATACCGCAGCTGCAATCGTTGATTCACATTCCACAGACCACAGCCCATATCCTGATCCATCGTGCCTCTAAGCTTGTCCAGAAGCTTATCCCTCTCCTCACCGGTCATGCCCTGTCCGTCATCTTCAACCTTCAGAATCATGACACCATCCCGTTTTTCTCCGGTCACCCTGATCTCTCCGGCTTCCGCATCGGCTTCAATGCCGTGAATTACCGCATTTTCAACCAAAGGCTGCACAATAAGCGGCGGGACCTCCTGTCTTTTCATGCTGTCTGGCAGATCAATGCTATAACGAATCCGTTCCATGCGCATCTGCTGGATTTCCAGATAACAGGTCACAAATTCGATTTCCTCGGTCAGTGGCACAACGTCACGTTCCTGTCTGG contains these protein-coding regions:
- a CDS encoding response regulator; the encoded protein is MIDILLVDDETYVTESLEMTIPWGELGVTTVLRAASGKEALEILEENAVDIVVTDIRMPGMTGLDLIEEVSSRWSHIRCILLTGHSDFDYAKKAIQLQASDYILKPVNDEEFMASVSAAITSLRGEWDEFDKYHRLLYSRKSDYKILRENLMHDLLLGREITTRALREQLQQYEIGLEPEQPVVMLLIRLTGRFSSMDQQSLDLMDFAVGNIAEEVLGDRFRVWFGRGPHECLVMFLQHQGSMDGDGASMNQETLTGPVDTFREHVIRYLQGDLSMVVTPPFPFNEMTAAYRRSLGSLVLSGPEENKIIFMDKDMTQRMENDAAQALEELYKPPVLPQLLETKQWEAAASKLNAVFDAADRVCLSREHVYEMYLSVTNAFMYIAHKQGHLVHEIDHAGFDLLLAHQLIQSPERLRRWAMEMLAKLQEELSDQAGTQSRRHVIKQVQEMVTRDTGQDLSVKMIADKVYLHPVYLSKIYKAETGEGLGDYMIRMRMERALYLLKNSNKKIYEITSELGYQNPQYFSKMFKKHYGMTPNEFRDQA
- a CDS encoding sugar ABC transporter; the encoded protein is MRAKSTKKRWLPLLATTTCLAVILAACGGGSGGESAGSSSSAIENEYKEKYDPEVTITTAWGIDPELKFKNGESMENNVATKWAKEKFGINIKSLWSVTDTNGAFATKLRLAMSSGQEMPDVVTVGDNLLAQDLIDSGMYQEVGPLFDKYASDTWKKAMEQDPNVWNQYSRDGKRMGIPVLDYAYNNDYLLWIRQDWLDKLNLKAPKTIDELETVMEAFKNQNPDGLAPDKVIPLSIGFKTSMNTWMGDPSWIFGAYGTLPFQWNLGADGKLEYGSINPGMKQGLTKLSEWLQKGYIPQEAALWDENKTAEPAVAGTAGIIPGPYWMSGWPLLDTVKNVPSAVWKPIEIPVGPEGKAMRHGTQFVNGVILIKKDMEHPEAFFTYENYLFDNYADPAPGSPYDNGLFEKYDYQLDANGKQMPIDDIEGGYVNVVRYLLVRDGARIPDAQMKALLNLADGKEPETKLEKDVAVNYGKETPAAAKVLLSQEEISYKNMFTGPTTATMKSKLDYLNKIENQAFNEIIYGKNPVDAFDTFVQTWKSGGGDQITQEVNEWYESVKK